In a genomic window of Pirellulales bacterium:
- a CDS encoding DEAD/DEAH box helicase, with amino-acid sequence MSDVTLAALEQAQYFSPTPIQASLIPLALTGGDVLGQARTGTGKTAAFVIPVLERLRPRKESSDPQALILVPTRELAVQVRDEFAKLSHGRRVNTVALYGGKPIRSQIEKLRRGAEVIVGTPGRVLDHIARGTLTLERLNVVVLDEADRMLDIGFRPDIEKILRRCPRERQTLLLSATVPPPVERLAARYMGEYEKLDCSTNDMSVETIDQYYFTIDPERKFELLVKLLDREEPHQAIIFCRTKRGTDRVHHNLKKKFDNVGCIHGDLPQRARDRVMTQFRENGVRYLIATDVVGRGIDVSSISHIINYDLPEFCDDYVHRVGRTGRMGREGVAYSFVTPEQGNELTRIEMRINRLLKRAEIKGFDTDQKKPAASAHGNGQQSPPPDGQPEEPAKPAPPPMRGRYRRRIRKAL; translated from the coding sequence CTGTCCGACGTTACCCTCGCCGCGCTCGAACAGGCCCAGTATTTTAGCCCCACGCCAATTCAGGCCAGTTTGATTCCGCTGGCGCTTACCGGCGGCGACGTGCTCGGCCAGGCGCGCACCGGCACCGGCAAGACCGCTGCCTTCGTCATCCCCGTGCTCGAGCGCTTGCGCCCGCGCAAAGAATCGTCCGACCCGCAGGCCCTGATTCTGGTCCCCACCCGCGAACTGGCGGTGCAGGTCCGCGACGAGTTCGCCAAGCTCTCGCATGGCCGGCGCGTCAACACCGTCGCCCTCTACGGCGGCAAACCCATTCGCAGCCAGATCGAAAAGCTCCGCCGCGGCGCCGAGGTCATCGTGGGCACCCCCGGCCGTGTGCTCGACCACATCGCGCGCGGCACGCTGACGCTGGAGCGTCTGAACGTCGTGGTGCTCGACGAGGCCGATCGCATGCTCGACATCGGCTTTCGGCCCGATATCGAAAAAATCTTGCGCCGCTGCCCGCGCGAGCGGCAAACCCTGCTGCTCAGCGCCACGGTGCCGCCGCCGGTCGAGCGACTCGCGGCCCGCTACATGGGCGAATACGAAAAGCTCGATTGCTCGACCAACGACATGTCGGTCGAGACGATCGATCAGTATTACTTCACAATCGATCCCGAGCGCAAGTTCGAACTGCTCGTCAAACTGTTGGATCGCGAAGAGCCGCACCAGGCGATCATCTTCTGCCGCACCAAGCGCGGCACCGATCGAGTGCACCACAATCTGAAAAAGAAGTTCGACAACGTGGGCTGCATCCATGGCGACCTGCCGCAACGCGCGCGCGATCGCGTGATGACCCAGTTTCGCGAGAACGGCGTGCGCTATCTCATCGCCACCGACGTCGTGGGGCGCGGTATCGACGTCAGCAGCATCTCGCACATCATCAACTACGACCTGCCAGAGTTCTGCGACGACTACGTGCATCGCGTGGGACGCACAGGCCGTATGGGGCGTGAGGGAGTGGCCTATAGCTTTGTCACCCCCGAGCAAGGCAACGAGTTGACGCGCATTGAGATGCGCATCAATCGCCTGCTCAAGCGCGCCGAGATCAAAGGCTTCGACACCGATCAAAAGAAACCCGCCGCCAGCGCCCACGGCAATGGCCAGCAATCGCCCCCCCCAGACGGCCAGCCCGAAGAACCGGCCAAGCCAGCCCCGCCGCCGATGCGGGGCCGGTATCGCCGGCGCATTCGCAAAGCGCTCTAG
- a CDS encoding alpha/beta hydrolase, with the protein MRTAFAISILFALSTPCRAADPETLLVWPQGAPGAVAAEEVDRPTLAIYQPPAEGRQRAAIVVCPGGGYSGLAMDHEGQQIADWLNAHGVTACVLKYRLGPRYHHPAPLSDAQRAIRIVRAQASELEIDPDKIGILGFSAGGHLASTAATHFDRGQSDAQDPIDRQSCRPDFAVLLYPVIALATEYAHAGSLKNLLGDAPDAKLLESLSNERQVTAETPPCFLVHTNEDKPVPAENSVLFYLALRKAGVPAEMHIYEFGRHGLGLGKVDPAFSTWPALCIQWMTRHGWLAAPEPNRAR; encoded by the coding sequence ATGCGAACCGCGTTTGCAATATCGATTCTATTTGCGCTTTCTACCCCCTGCCGCGCCGCGGACCCAGAGACGCTGCTCGTCTGGCCGCAAGGGGCGCCCGGCGCGGTCGCTGCGGAAGAAGTCGACCGGCCCACGCTCGCCATTTACCAGCCGCCGGCTGAAGGTCGGCAGCGGGCTGCGATTGTGGTCTGTCCGGGGGGCGGCTACTCCGGTCTGGCGATGGACCACGAAGGCCAACAGATCGCCGACTGGCTCAACGCCCACGGCGTCACCGCCTGCGTGCTCAAGTATCGGCTCGGCCCGCGCTACCATCATCCCGCGCCCCTGAGCGACGCCCAGCGCGCCATCCGAATCGTCCGCGCCCAGGCTAGCGAGCTGGAAATCGATCCCGACAAGATCGGCATCCTCGGCTTCTCCGCCGGTGGGCATCTCGCCTCAACCGCAGCCACCCATTTCGATCGCGGACAGAGCGACGCCCAGGACCCCATCGACCGGCAAAGCTGCCGACCCGACTTTGCGGTGCTTCTGTATCCGGTGATCGCGCTAGCCACCGAATACGCCCACGCCGGCTCGCTCAAGAATCTGCTCGGCGACGCGCCAGACGCCAAGCTCTTGGAAAGCCTCTCCAACGAGCGACAAGTAACGGCCGAAACGCCCCCCTGCTTCTTGGTCCACACCAACGAAGACAAGCCGGTGCCAGCCGAGAACAGCGTCCTCTTTTATCTCGCGCTGCGTAAGGCGGGCGTGCCCGCCGAGATGCACATCTACGAGTTTGGCCGCCACGGCCTGGGACTTGGCAAAGTCGATCCCGCCTTTTCCACCTGGCCGGCGCTGTGCATCCAGTGGATGACCCGGCACGGTTGGCTGGCCGCGCCCGAGCCAAACCGCGCTCGCTAG